The Desulfuromonas acetoxidans DSM 684 DNA segment CGCAACAACCGTTGTGAGAAATCCGGGCTATCCACGCCGCTCACGCACCCGTTCCACCCGGTAGACCCCCTTCAACGCCTTAAGGGCAGCCATCACCTCTTTGAGATGATCGACATTGTTGACGTCGATTTCAAACTCATTGAGGCCCTTACTTCCGGACGACGCATTAACACGGGCACTGGTAATATTAGCCTCGCACTTGGTGATACAACTGGTGATCTCCGCCAGCACCCCTTTCTGGTCGTGACAGTAGACATTGATGCGCACACTACGCGACGACACCGACCCCTCATCCCACTCCACCTCGACGCGACGCTGCGGATCGGTTTCCAGAAGATGCGGGCAATCCGCCGCATGAACGGTAATGCCATGGCCGCGGGTGATAAATCCAACAATGTCATCCCCCGGCAGCGGGTTGCAACATTTGGCAAAACGTACCAGCACATCGTCAATCCCCTGAATACGGATCGCACTGTGCGACGGCTTCTTACGGATTTTGTTGATCACCCGTCCGAGACCAGACAGCTTAGAGCGATGGCTACGCAACTGATCTGCAGGCACAATACGACTGATAACCTGCCCTGCCGACAACTTTCCGTAGCCCACAGCGGCCAAAAGCTCCGACACCTCTTTAAAACCAAGATCTTTGGCAGCTTCCGCCATGACCGGCTCGTTTAATGTCCTGTTGAGGCTTTTCCCGTATTTGCGCAGTTCCTTGTCCAATAGACCATGGGCAACCTCAATACTCTTTTCCCGTTCCTGGGTTTTAACCCAGTGGCGAATCCGATTGCGCGCCTTAGATGTTTTAACGATCTTCAGCCAGTCCTTACTCGGATTCTGGTGCGGTGAAGTCAACACCTCCACCACATCGCCGTTGTGCAGCTCAGTCTTGAGCGACACCATCTTATTGTTGACCTTGGCGCCAACACAGCGATGACCGATGTCACCATGGATCGCGTAGGCAAAATCGATTGGGCAAGCCCCTTTAGGCAACTCGCGCACATGCCCCTGCGGAGTAAAGACATAGACCTCTTCCGGAAACAGATCAATATGGTTGTCGGTGGTCACGGCCAGAGAATCGTCCATCTCTTTTTGCCACTCCACCATCTGGCGCAGCCAACTGAAGCGCTTATCTTCTCCGGAGGCAGAGGTCGCAGGTTCGAATCCTGCATCGCGCGCCATTAAATTCACAGGGTTAGCCGCCATCCGGTTAACCCTTTTTCGTTCTGTGACGTTTTTGTGACGGTTCTGTGACAGTAAAACGTTCTCAATGACCTTTGTTCCAAGAAATCACCCGTACAAGCTAGAACAAAGGTCATCCTAAAATTTATTTTCCTGCAAAAGATCCAAAAGCCATTCAACATATCAACCACTTATGTCGTAAAAAAAACATGCCATCGTGCAAGAAGAACGGGCTCCCGGCGTTCTCATTCAAAAAAGGACCCTTGGCTCAATCGGCCTTATCAACTGATTCACAATACTCCATCAAATCACCAACCTGGCACTGAAAAAACTGGCATAGGCGATCAACATTATCCGTTGTCGTATTGTAGCTTCTCTGG contains these protein-coding regions:
- a CDS encoding TGS domain-containing protein, with translation MAANPVNLMARDAGFEPATSASGEDKRFSWLRQMVEWQKEMDDSLAVTTDNHIDLFPEEVYVFTPQGHVRELPKGACPIDFAYAIHGDIGHRCVGAKVNNKMVSLKTELHNGDVVEVLTSPHQNPSKDWLKIVKTSKARNRIRHWVKTQEREKSIEVAHGLLDKELRKYGKSLNRTLNEPVMAEAAKDLGFKEVSELLAAVGYGKLSAGQVISRIVPADQLRSHRSKLSGLGRVINKIRKKPSHSAIRIQGIDDVLVRFAKCCNPLPGDDIVGFITRGHGITVHAADCPHLLETDPQRRVEVEWDEGSVSSRSVRINVYCHDQKGVLAEITSCITKCEANITSARVNASSGSKGLNEFEIDVNNVDHLKEVMAALKALKGVYRVERVRERRG